In Crocosphaera sp. UHCC 0190, the following proteins share a genomic window:
- a CDS encoding CHAT domain-containing protein, translated as MTVVSTKKSFNSNADSVIVINFGLGNLEQGFPFITTQLWSIDYPLPQQITGNLPDNKTLVNCFQEWRDEYQNLLNILGSSRWSNKDNDEDDWEVEELPTAEKLEGYSSEIQTQLNQWLMTAGFAIIEQKLRSQLDQNSSIRLILETDDDILRRLPWHLWTFLEDHPLTEIALSRPNYLRHPIKKILKTRKKVRILAIVGNTNGIDEAQEKQWLNNLSDAEVNFLIKPSHSQLNQYLSNFQGWDILFFAGHSQTEGETGRLYINDQKEKNHNSITIKQLKESLKEALTNGLQLAIFNSCDGLGLGNDLASLYIPLTIVMREPVPNGVAQAFFHQFLQGYTQEKLPFYLAFKRARNKLQSIENDYPGASWLPIIFQNPAFFPPSWLQLGGIPPCPYRGLLAFQEADAEVFYGRKTIIKNLVNLVKKNPLVPLVAASGSGKSSVIFAGLIPQLRQDSQLNWQIIWLRPSQNPFEGLGKALAPLINNSVTRIQELELELNLASNYLKIKDSLESIIKPLGNSSRLLLVIDQFEELFTLCQPSQCQGFLDDLVEAIKKVPAFSVVITLRADFLDKVLESGSFGELLQRYETQYLLPMQRDELEAAITQPAALNGVQFEAGLVDKLIDEVWGEAGYLPLLEFALTQLWSQQEKGWLTHQAYQNIGGVTSALANYAESVYVQLSEEDREHLQKIFIQLVNVGDNNKYTRRIATKEQVKYWDLVTQLASHRLVITNRPDETGKETVEMVHETLIYSWQRFYQWIEDNQDFLHWNSRLAMTLYQWESHEKASGYLLKETPLLEAKNWYKQRFDELSDIQIKFIENSLKLRRRNQIKLVSLTSIVTLSIFSILGLAWTQYQQKQLEQLIRYASSQVITSDNINNVMNILPNYLDKVNKNQNQQDFEKVMGDYRQVLMVATNTNEAIQENPDNFKISTSQKQQLKEIAKQAESSLAEMIYKYRIPRLKQQLENQEFGSKKVSNNLNNNPNEIEIDATKTQYTGALETTYNIIMNSIGVKADQNNNQILDEGEENLIPCETLKEIEKIWRKATNNHCGWYGSQEIFEPNCQELLGHTLLSILMYPPDIPLLDNRLNYCQIKPE; from the coding sequence ATGACAGTTGTATCTACCAAGAAATCTTTCAACTCTAATGCTGATTCCGTCATTGTGATTAACTTTGGACTGGGGAATCTAGAGCAAGGATTTCCCTTTATTACCACACAATTATGGTCTATTGATTACCCTTTACCACAACAAATTACAGGTAATTTACCTGATAATAAAACCTTGGTTAATTGCTTTCAAGAATGGCGAGATGAATATCAAAATTTATTGAATATACTAGGTTCTTCTCGTTGGAGTAATAAAGATAATGATGAGGATGACTGGGAAGTCGAAGAATTACCAACCGCTGAAAAATTAGAGGGATATTCATCTGAAATTCAAACTCAATTAAATCAGTGGTTAATGACTGCTGGTTTTGCTATTATTGAACAAAAATTAAGATCTCAATTGGATCAAAATAGTTCAATTCGGTTAATATTAGAAACTGATGATGATATTTTACGCCGCTTACCTTGGCACCTTTGGACATTTTTAGAAGATCATCCTTTAACAGAAATTGCCTTAAGTCGTCCTAATTATTTACGTCATCCTATCAAAAAGATTCTTAAAACTCGTAAAAAAGTTAGAATTTTAGCGATTGTTGGCAATACAAATGGCATTGATGAAGCGCAAGAAAAACAATGGTTAAATAATTTATCTGATGCTGAAGTTAACTTTTTAATTAAACCCTCTCATAGCCAACTTAATCAATATTTATCTAATTTTCAAGGATGGGATATTCTCTTTTTTGCTGGCCATAGTCAGACAGAAGGAGAAACAGGAAGACTCTATATTAACGATCAAAAAGAGAAAAATCACAATAGTATCACTATTAAGCAGTTAAAAGAATCACTAAAAGAAGCATTAACTAATGGATTACAATTAGCCATTTTTAACTCCTGTGATGGGTTAGGATTAGGTAATGATTTAGCCAGTTTATACATTCCCCTAACTATTGTGATGCGGGAACCTGTACCGAATGGAGTTGCACAAGCTTTTTTTCATCAATTTCTGCAAGGATATACTCAGGAAAAATTGCCTTTTTATCTCGCATTTAAACGAGCCAGAAATAAATTACAAAGCATAGAAAATGACTATCCTGGTGCTTCTTGGTTGCCTATTATTTTCCAAAATCCTGCCTTTTTTCCACCAAGCTGGTTACAATTAGGGGGAATTCCTCCTTGTCCTTATCGGGGATTATTAGCATTTCAAGAAGCAGATGCAGAAGTTTTTTATGGACGAAAAACTATTATCAAAAACCTAGTTAATTTGGTCAAAAAAAATCCTTTAGTTCCCCTTGTTGCTGCGTCAGGAAGTGGTAAATCTTCTGTTATTTTTGCCGGATTAATTCCCCAGTTACGTCAAGATTCTCAACTAAATTGGCAAATTATTTGGTTACGGCCTAGTCAGAATCCTTTTGAGGGGTTAGGAAAAGCATTGGCCCCTTTAATTAATAATTCTGTAACCCGTATTCAAGAATTAGAATTAGAACTGAATTTAGCAAGTAATTATCTAAAAATAAAAGACTCTTTAGAAAGTATAATTAAACCATTAGGAAATTCTAGCAGATTACTTTTAGTAATTGATCAATTTGAAGAACTTTTTACCCTTTGTCAACCCTCCCAATGTCAAGGATTTTTAGATGATTTGGTTGAGGCAATTAAGAAAGTACCTGCATTTAGTGTGGTAATTACTTTAAGAGCCGATTTTTTAGATAAAGTATTAGAGTCAGGTTCTTTTGGAGAATTGTTACAACGCTATGAAACACAATATCTTCTCCCCATGCAACGGGATGAATTAGAAGCTGCAATTACTCAACCTGCTGCTTTAAATGGGGTTCAATTTGAAGCGGGATTAGTTGATAAATTAATTGATGAAGTTTGGGGAGAAGCAGGGTATTTACCCTTATTAGAATTTGCTTTAACCCAATTATGGAGTCAACAAGAAAAAGGATGGTTAACTCATCAAGCTTATCAAAATATTGGGGGAGTTACATCAGCATTAGCTAACTATGCAGAATCAGTTTATGTACAATTATCAGAGGAGGATAGAGAACATTTACAAAAAATTTTTATTCAGTTGGTAAATGTTGGAGACAATAATAAATATACCCGTCGTATTGCCACTAAAGAGCAAGTGAAATATTGGGATTTAGTAACTCAATTAGCTTCTCATCGTTTAGTAATTACAAACCGTCCTGACGAAACAGGAAAAGAAACCGTTGAAATGGTTCATGAAACCTTAATTTATAGTTGGCAAAGATTTTATCAATGGATTGAAGATAATCAAGATTTTTTGCATTGGAATTCTCGCTTAGCAATGACTTTATATCAATGGGAAAGTCATGAAAAAGCAAGCGGTTATTTACTAAAAGAGACACCTTTATTAGAAGCAAAAAACTGGTATAAACAGCGATTTGATGAATTAAGTGATATTCAAATTAAGTTTATTGAAAATAGTTTAAAATTAAGACGTAGAAACCAAATTAAGTTAGTTTCTCTTACCAGTATTGTAACCCTTAGTATTTTTAGCATTCTAGGATTAGCTTGGACACAATATCAACAAAAACAATTAGAACAATTAATTCGCTATGCCTCGTCCCAAGTGATTACCTCAGACAATATTAATAATGTTATGAATATTCTACCTAACTATTTAGATAAAGTCAATAAAAATCAAAATCAACAAGATTTTGAAAAGGTCATGGGAGATTATCGGCAAGTTTTAATGGTTGCAACTAATACCAATGAAGCAATTCAGGAAAACCCTGATAATTTTAAAATTTCAACCTCACAGAAACAACAATTAAAAGAGATTGCTAAACAAGCTGAATCATCTTTGGCAGAAATGATTTATAAGTACAGAATACCCAGACTTAAACAGCAATTAGAAAATCAAGAATTTGGCAGTAAAAAAGTTAGTAATAATCTTAATAATAATCCTAATGAGATAGAAATTGATGCCACAAAAACTCAATATACAGGAGCATTAGAAACCACTTATAATATAATTATGAATAGCATTGGAGTTAAAGCAGATCAAAACAATAATCAAATTCTAGATGAAGGGGAAGAAAATCTAATTCCTTGTGAAACCCTCAAAGAAATTGAAAAAATATGGCGTAAAGCGACTAATAATCATTGTGGTTGGTATGGTTCACAAGAGATATTTGAGCCAAACTGTCAAGAACTTTTGGGACATACTTTGCTCAGTATTTTAATGTATCCTCCTGATATTCCCCTGTTAGATAATCGTCTTAATTATTGTCAAATTAAACCAGAATAG
- a CDS encoding M48 family metallopeptidase, which produces MKPRQQLSWMALGLTLFLGLSILLNLAPAQSADPTVQTEQQKDCSQILIEADDLYQGGNQEGATQLYRQCKVDFPNASATPTIIPEPVYNIEELGGGDGLWKNALEGMENNQQKSKVYFSLVPLTQLYPQFIPAHIKLTEFCLNDPNFCANNAKEGQPKTASQAIERITELYPDDPDLLRTKIKVLDQEEKFLEASIAARQFSIVYDDYPEAPEFARLADEYLNKFEDNVQGELVGKTTFGTLINIGSAILNNNPTQGLSGLKMISLLVQGESGFGSQAISSFTNEQKQRGTLVEDPEIIDYIKGIAGRMTPYMGREFKYEYYVVQDSSINAFALPGGKVVVNTGAILNADSEAELAGLLGHEISHAVLSHGFLKLVQGNLLENLDQVVPLFDQVSPVLNAQYSQDAERQADLLGTRALASAGYAADGLRDFMMIIKETSENQPTNYLSTHPAPSERVQYLEKLIVDNGYNRYAYLGVKRHQQIKERLQMLR; this is translated from the coding sequence ATGAAACCTCGACAACAATTATCATGGATGGCCCTAGGATTAACCCTTTTTCTTGGCTTAAGTATCTTGCTTAATCTTGCCCCTGCCCAAAGTGCTGATCCCACTGTACAAACGGAGCAACAAAAAGACTGTTCTCAAATTCTTATAGAAGCGGATGATTTATATCAAGGGGGAAATCAAGAAGGGGCGACGCAATTGTATCGTCAATGTAAAGTAGATTTTCCCAATGCCTCGGCAACCCCTACTATCATACCTGAGCCTGTTTATAATATTGAGGAATTAGGAGGAGGAGATGGACTGTGGAAAAATGCTCTGGAGGGAATGGAAAATAACCAACAAAAAAGTAAAGTTTATTTTAGTTTAGTTCCCCTCACTCAGCTATATCCTCAATTTATTCCTGCTCATATTAAGTTAACTGAATTTTGTCTCAATGATCCTAATTTTTGTGCTAATAATGCTAAGGAAGGACAACCAAAAACTGCTAGTCAAGCTATTGAAAGAATAACGGAATTATATCCTGATGATCCTGATTTACTGCGGACAAAAATCAAGGTTCTTGATCAGGAGGAAAAATTTTTAGAAGCATCTATTGCGGCTCGTCAATTTTCCATCGTTTATGATGACTATCCCGAAGCTCCAGAATTTGCCCGCCTCGCCGATGAATATTTGAATAAATTTGAAGATAATGTTCAAGGGGAATTAGTGGGAAAAACAACCTTTGGAACCTTAATTAATATTGGTAGCGCAATCTTAAATAATAATCCCACCCAAGGATTATCTGGATTAAAAATGATTTCTCTTTTAGTACAAGGTGAATCAGGGTTTGGAAGCCAAGCAATTTCTTCTTTTACTAATGAACAAAAGCAACGGGGAACCTTAGTGGAAGACCCAGAAATCATTGATTATATTAAAGGTATTGCGGGCAGAATGACTCCCTATATGGGACGAGAGTTTAAGTATGAATATTATGTAGTTCAAGATAGTAGTATCAATGCTTTTGCCCTACCTGGGGGTAAAGTTGTAGTCAATACGGGAGCAATTTTAAATGCAGATTCAGAGGCAGAATTAGCAGGATTATTAGGACATGAAATTTCTCATGCTGTCCTTTCTCATGGATTTTTAAAGTTAGTTCAAGGGAATTTATTAGAGAATTTAGATCAAGTTGTTCCTCTATTTGATCAGGTTTCTCCTGTCTTAAATGCTCAATACAGTCAAGATGCTGAACGGCAAGCAGATTTGTTAGGAACAAGAGCATTAGCTTCTGCTGGTTACGCAGCCGATGGGTTACGAGATTTTATGATGATTATTAAAGAAACATCAGAAAACCAACCGACAAACTATCTTTCTACCCATCCGGCCCCTTCGGAAAGAGTCCAATATTTAGAAAAATTGATCGTTGATAATGGTTATAATCGTTATGCTTATTTAGGGGTAAAAAGACATCAGCAAATTAAAGAAAGATTGCAAATGCTTCGTTAA
- a CDS encoding serine/threonine-protein kinase has protein sequence MILSPITKFNPSALAKTCHHEDHEMFLPVAPERDQLDYRLEKCLGGGGMGQVFLATDTRLGETVALKLLRDAFVNDQSMKLRFEWEWTICAALESENIVKVRDYGITRAGYPFYVMEYLPGQTLGQLLTQTPRLSPQQTYSIMAQVCAGLKLAHEGILLVNEATGDNEVIQIIHRDLKPDNIFLVPGKSGFVVKVIDFGIAQIRRGQEDYINTQGFLGTSHYASPEQIEGAKELDQRADIYSLGLILYEMLTGYDAFGFNFRHHQVSVESWLWAHRDRTPQLLRSQPNCDHLSPALEAVVMKCLQKSPDARFSSVQALSEALREAVAEGFGELEERAIAKRRQKPLIETTIPDGRDLN, from the coding sequence ATGATCCTTTCTCCTATCACCAAATTTAATCCCTCCGCCTTAGCTAAAACCTGTCATCATGAGGATCATGAGATGTTTCTCCCTGTTGCACCAGAACGAGATCAGCTTGATTATCGCTTAGAAAAATGCTTAGGGGGTGGGGGAATGGGTCAAGTTTTCCTCGCCACTGATACCCGTTTGGGTGAAACGGTTGCTCTCAAATTGCTGCGAGACGCTTTTGTCAATGATCAATCGATGAAACTTCGCTTTGAGTGGGAATGGACGATTTGTGCGGCTTTAGAAAGTGAAAATATCGTGAAAGTGAGGGATTATGGGATAACAAGGGCTGGTTATCCTTTTTATGTGATGGAATATTTGCCAGGACAAACCCTCGGTCAATTATTAACCCAAACCCCCCGTCTCTCTCCTCAACAAACCTACTCGATTATGGCTCAAGTTTGTGCGGGGTTAAAATTAGCCCATGAGGGGATTCTCTTGGTTAATGAAGCAACGGGAGACAATGAGGTTATTCAGATTATTCATCGAGATCTCAAACCCGATAATATCTTTCTGGTTCCCGGTAAATCGGGATTTGTGGTCAAGGTGATTGATTTTGGCATCGCTCAAATTCGTAGAGGCCAAGAAGATTACATTAATACTCAGGGATTTTTAGGAACCTCTCATTATGCTTCCCCTGAACAAATAGAAGGGGCCAAAGAACTCGATCAAAGGGCTGATATTTATAGTTTGGGCTTAATTTTATACGAAATGCTCACGGGTTATGATGCCTTTGGCTTTAATTTTCGTCACCATCAGGTATCGGTTGAATCTTGGTTATGGGCTCATCGTGATCGTACTCCCCAACTTCTGCGATCGCAGCCTAACTGTGACCATTTATCTCCTGCTTTGGAAGCTGTGGTCATGAAATGTTTACAAAAGTCCCCTGATGCTCGTTTTTCTTCGGTTCAAGCTTTATCTGAGGCCTTACGGGAAGCGGTGGCTGAGGGTTTTGGGGAACTAGAGGAACGGGCGATCGCCAAACGGAGACAAAAACCCTTGATTGAAACGACTATCCCTGATGGGAGAGATCTCAACTAG
- a CDS encoding HU family DNA-binding protein, translated as MNKEDLVNTIAAKTRLTKKETSQILDALTDTIMETVASGDKVVLVGFGTFEPRDRKERKGMNPQTGQPITIPATTVPAFSAGKVFKEKVVESIEI; from the coding sequence ATGAATAAAGAAGATCTCGTCAACACCATCGCTGCTAAGACTCGTCTCACCAAAAAAGAAACCAGTCAGATCCTCGATGCCCTTACAGACACCATTATGGAAACCGTTGCATCAGGTGACAAAGTTGTTTTAGTCGGATTTGGTACATTTGAACCCAGAGACAGAAAGGAACGGAAAGGAATGAACCCCCAAACGGGCCAACCGATCACGATCCCTGCTACTACTGTTCCTGCATTTTCTGCGGGAAAAGTCTTCAAAGAAAAGGTTGTCGAATCTATCGAGATCTAG